The Candidatus Zixiibacteriota bacterium nucleotide sequence CGCCGAAGCCTTAGGCCAGGCACCTGATACCAAAGGAGTGGAAGAAGAATATAAAAAGATGATCCAGAATTTCGGCAATGAATTCAGGATTCTTTTAGACCTTTCGATCGAGGAGCTATCTCCCAAGACCCCACCAAAAATATTTGAAGGAATAAAAAGGGTGCGCGAAGGTAAATTGGATATAATTCCAGGGCATGATGGGGTCTACGGCAAGATAAAAATCTTTGAAGAAAGGGAGAAGGTAGAAGTAAAGAAAGATACAGAACAGTTGGGATTATTTTAATCGTAGGAGCGACCCGTCGGGTCGCCCCTACAGCTCCTCAGTCGGATTCTGCCCCTCCAAAAACAGGTGAGCCCACCTTGCCCTTAAAGTGCGGTCAAATCTAATCTCACCCCTTACCTTCCTACTTGGAGAAGGGATTAAATAATAAGGGTTCAAATTCTTGAACCCCTACATCCCCACGTTCATTAAATAGCAATTTGTAAAAGAAATTCGTATATTAGGTGGAAAAAAAACTTTCTGCCTGTCGTTTCCAGTGAAATGCGTCCCTACCTAAAAAGGTTTTGTAATTGTTGCCGATAAAAAAGATGTGTGGAATAAGGCTGGGATAAGAGGAGATTTTAAGGTGAACTTATCAAAGTACTTTAAACCTGAGTTTATCAAATTAGAGCTGGAGACCAAAATCGAGTTCGATGAGGAAAACGGTCTCCATCCCCAGAAGAAACTATGGAGGACAAAGGAAGCTATTTTAGAGGAGTTAGTCGAGCTTCTGGATAAGTCCGGAAAAGTCTGCAACAAGCATAAACTTCTTTTAGACCTTTTGAACCGGGAGAAAAAATCCTCTACCGGTATTGGAAAGGGTATTGCCATACCCCATGTCAGGACTATGCAGGTGAGAGAGTTCGTCATCGGCTTTGCCCGTTCAAAAGAAGGATATGAATTTGATTCAATAGATGGGAAACCAGTTCATCTTTTCTTCGTAATGGGGGCACCTCCCTATGATGACTCCCTTTACTTGAAGGTGTTCAAGGCCATAGCCGAGCTTTTCCATTCAGATACTTTTGAGGAAGAGCTTATGTCAGCAACCTCAGAATACGAGATAATCAGAGCAATCCAGAAAGTAGAGTGAAACTATTTTGTAGCGTCCTCACTCCCGTGAGGACGTTTTTCGTTGCCACTTATTTCCCCCTCATTTTTTCAATTCTTTTAGAATTTACTTGATTTTTATATGGTTTTCAATAAATTAAAATGGGATACATCCGAACATAGTTCGGATATGAACGAGTTAGCCGACATTTTGCTTACCGACTTCCATTTTTTGAAGAGAGGAGAGTGAAAAACAATGAAAATACTAAAATTTAAAAATACAACAAGGACAGTAATATTCATTACCGGTTTAATTGTTTTTTTGGTTTTAGTCTCTCTTTTAATTTTGTCACTGATACAACAAAAGCCACCGTTAAAAGCAAGAATTGCTTATGTTCCCTTTAGTTCTTGTTTACCATTCTTTGTAGCTTTAGAAAACGGTTATTTTGAAAAAAGAGGAATTGATGTAGAACCAATAAAAACGGGAAATGCAAACGAGGCAATTAACAGTCTAATTGCTGGAAAGGTTGAGGGAACAATCGGATTAGGCTTGACCACTCTTTTTTCTGTAGAGCAAGCTACGGCAGGCCAATTCAAAATTTATTTACCGAGCGTTGAAACAAAAACTAAGTATGTCACCTTTCTTCTCGTACCTAAAGATTCGCCTATAACCTCCATAGCTGAACTAAAAGGGAAAAGAATTGGCACATATTCTGGTACCTCTCAATTGCTTGTTCTAAAACTATTCCTCCAGCGGTTTATGAATCCTGACAAAGACGTTCAAATTATTCAAGTTTCTCCAGAATTGCAAGCTCAAGCTCTTATGGCTGGACAGTTTGATGCGTTATTCACTATCGATCCTTATGCAACCATTGTTATAGAGAAAGGATTTACAAAGGTATTAATGGAAAATCCAAGGGTTGAGCATATATTAAATCCCTTTCCTGCGGGGGCTAATGCCTTTTCTCTTAAATTCATTAATGAGAATCCAGCAGCGGTAGAGAAGATAGTTGCGGCTTTAGAAGAGGCAATTGATTTTATTAGAAAAAACGAAAAAGATGCTAAAAAAGTGCTGCCCAAATACACTCCTTTAGAGGATGCAATCTCCCAAAAAAGTCACCTGTATGAGTGGTGGAAGATGAATGAAGTTGATGAGGATGTTATTCAGAAATATGCTGATCTTCTATTTGAAGGGAAGGAATTAAAGAAAAGGATAGAGGTCTCTACATTGTTTTTGCGGGCAAGAGGATCCAAATTAAGATAGAACAAAGATGAGCTATCTTGTGATTGAAAATATTCATAAAACCTTTTCCTCAAGTATTGACGGTGTTCCCCATAATACGGAAGTAATAGATAACATTAGTCTAATAGTAAATAAGGGTGAGTTTGTATCAATTTTTGGTCCTAATGGGTGCGGGAAAACTACCCTATTAAACATAATTGCAGGACTTCTTGAAATGGA carries:
- a CDS encoding PTS sugar transporter subunit IIA, which produces MNLSKYFKPEFIKLELETKIEFDEENGLHPQKKLWRTKEAILEELVELLDKSGKVCNKHKLLLDLLNREKKSSTGIGKGIAIPHVRTMQVREFVIGFARSKEGYEFDSIDGKPVHLFFVMGAPPYDDSLYLKVFKAIAELFHSDTFEEELMSATSEYEIIRAIQKVE
- a CDS encoding endonuclease Q family protein, giving the protein FLFTVEFFPEEGKYHFDGHRNCGILLSPAETRKNKSICPVCHKRITVGVMHRVEDLADRPDGFIPPNSIPFKNLIPLQEIIAEALGQAPDTKGVEEEYKKMIQNFGNEFRILLDLSIEELSPKTPPKIFEGIKRVREGKLDIIPGHDGVYGKIKIFEEREKVEVKKDTEQLGLF
- a CDS encoding ABC transporter substrate-binding protein, which encodes MKILKFKNTTRTVIFITGLIVFLVLVSLLILSLIQQKPPLKARIAYVPFSSCLPFFVALENGYFEKRGIDVEPIKTGNANEAINSLIAGKVEGTIGLGLTTLFSVEQATAGQFKIYLPSVETKTKYVTFLLVPKDSPITSIAELKGKRIGTYSGTSQLLVLKLFLQRFMNPDKDVQIIQVSPELQAQALMAGQFDALFTIDPYATIVIEKGFTKVLMENPRVEHILNPFPAGANAFSLKFINENPAAVEKIVAALEEAIDFIRKNEKDAKKVLPKYTPLEDAISQKSHLYEWWKMNEVDEDVIQKYADLLFEGKELKKRIEVSTLFLRARGSKLR